The genomic DNA AAAGGACCCAAGGTTTGCCCAACCCTCAAATCAAGCCAGGGTTGTTGGCAATTTCTAACCGCCTTTGACACTGACCTCAGATGGACCCATTTTGGTGTCAATGCAAGAACTCATACTGTAGGCAAATAACGTCAAGAGGTTAGCCTGACATTGAACCAAAAATAACGAGACGGAAAGCGAATGCTTGACCCGgtatccatgcatgttttcgtcCCAGCCTGGCAGCCTAACCAGCATTCGAAAGGTTGTGCTTTGGAATAGACACGTACACGTTTATTCAAAACTGCATAGATTTGACTCAAAATCGTTCACTATCCTACTTTCATTAAACAAAAGTGACTCTTCCTCCTGGCTCATTCTTTTCCTGCTTGGCCAAAACATGGGCGGTAAAACATGAAGAGGCCGACAGGGCAAACCCAACAGCACTCCAGTAAAAAACCAGTTCGGGACAGCTGAAGAAAGACGCGCAGTAACCAGAAAGGGGCGGGAGAATGGTCTTGGTTACACCTTCCAAGAATAGCAGCAGCCCAAAAGCATCCGGTAGACGGTTCATTTCCTCGAGGATGTCCAACAAAACCACGCTTTGGATGGAGAGGGCGGTGTTGCCTAACCCATATAAAATGCCGCAGATGACGAACAATTCAACACGATTCAGTAACGTGAACATTGTGACAGTGATTCCTGATAGGATCCACAGGAGCATGGTAATGAGTATAGGGCTGACAGTGGGTAGATCGGCTACCACGCCCAAGGGTAGTCGACCCAAAGCATTGGATAGTTGCATTAGAGCTATGACCATTCCACAGAGCGTGTTAGAAATGTCGATCTCGGACATGTAGCCTTGCAGGTACACGAAAGGGATAAAACCCGAGGCATTGCCCAAGGCATTGGCCAGACAAAAGAAACTGAATACGGGGTTTCGGAACAGGTCCAACGAGAAGGCCATGCAAAAGCGATCCCAACGCGTGGGCTTACGTTTGGCTAGCATTTCTAGATGAGCCAGAAGGATCTGATTGACGTTATAGAACGGGGATGACGATGGGTCCGAAAGTGATGATCCTTCGAGGCTAACTCGGCTCCTATTGCTGCCTTGATCGTCCGTGGATTGTTCGAATCCTATATGGGCAGAGAGCATGGTTTCTTCGAAAGGAGGCACGATTACAATCTTTGGCCGAATCTTAAGCTCGGTCCCTGGGGTATTGCATGAGCTGGATAGAGAATATGTGTCTACCGGATTTGATTGGCTTTCTTCAACTTCAGCTTTGAACGACGTTTCTCGTTGGCATTGATCCTCTGCATTTGTAGCTGGTTCTGAAGAGCTGGTTTTGTCAGTAGAAGCCACCGGAGCCAATTCATGTCTCCAGATTGACATCTCCATACTCCGGGGATCTCGTGAACATGCCTCGGA from Tigriopus californicus strain San Diego chromosome 1, Tcal_SD_v2.1, whole genome shotgun sequence includes the following:
- the LOC131877671 gene encoding uncharacterized protein LOC131877671; the encoded protein is MIAHDPTMSPSKTTSGYRFRFEDIYGWIIVVVAFFCICIPDGILVAFGGFVNPLAKEFQVNPTTISLAASIMNGVKSLFGLVVSTLMDKYGYRIIGITGGLILAGSLLVCAFSSHVLMLVIFFGVFGGIGGAMVFLPPIILIGQYFKKRRALATTIARVGSPLGGFILVPLCNILQDLYGWRKAFLGLVGISLICPVLCGLLKMANHLDLEPVPNLARRKSFYIGVPLKSLSANSSEACSRDPRSMEMSIWRHELAPVASTDKTSSSEPATNAEDQCQRETSFKAEVEESQSNPVDTYSLSSSCNTPGTELKIRPKIVIVPPFEETMLSAHIGFEQSTDDQGSNRSRVSLEGSSLSDPSSSPFYNVNQILLAHLEMLAKRKPTRWDRFCMAFSLDLFRNPVFSFFCLANALGNASGFIPFVYLQGYMSEIDISNTLCGMVIALMQLSNALGRLPLGVVADLPTVSPILITMLLWILSGITVTMFTLLNRVELFVICGILYGLGNTALSIQSVVLLDILEEMNRLPDAFGLLLFLEGVTKTILPPLSGYCASFFSCPELVFYWSAVGFALSASSCFTAHVLAKQEKNEPGGRVTFV